The window GATCCCTTCCTGGGGGTGGAGGTGAAGTTTGTGAATGTGGCAGCATGTCGTCAGTTCCTGGAGAGCTACAGCTCTGGAGCGGTGAGGCAGTATCTCTGCCAGCACGCCTGCCGGCTGCTCGCTCTGCCCCAGGAGTTAACTGTGGAAACCCAGCTCAAGGCAGGCACTCATATTCTGGATCGGTGTCTGGACAAGCTGGATCTTTGCCTACAGCACATCAACCTGTCACAGGTAAGGTTGATGTTCCTGTTAAACTATCCTCCAGTGATTTTAAAgaggcaaaaacattttaaaagtagatCTCATTTCACCTCATCGTGCCTGACACTTTTCGATTTCTAATGGGATTTTTTCTTGCAAGGTAATTTAGCTGCAATGTGAAACAGTCAAGAACTTTTTCACAAAGATTCACACAAGCAGGTTTGTTATAGTCATACCTGTTCCTGAAAGCTAAACCTGACCGAACACTGCAAATCACTCTCTCTCAGTGACAGTTCAGCCTGATCACTCGTTAGAGTTCCACACAGCCAGCTTCTGGGAGCGGTTGAGtttgaggggagggagacaagacaaaagacacactgtggaagagagccagagatttaataataactaatgattaaatgcagagaggtgtcaAACACATAGAGAGTGAAAAGAGACCAGAAGGAGGaacaatgcatcatgggaagcccccagcagtctaaacctattgcagcataactaagggggCATTCAGGGATCACCTAATCCAACCCTAACTATTTGCTttaccaaaaaggaaagttcTAAGCCTAATccttggattcaggagacagagggtgtctgtctcctgaatccaaactgggaggctgaaggctctgcctcccattctacttttaaatactttggGAATCACAAGTAAACCTGCAGTCTGacagcaaagtgctctaatggggtgatatggtactatgaggtcaTTAACATGGGggctgattattcaagaccttgtatgtgaggagcaggattttaaatttgattctaccagagagccaatgaagagaagccaatatggGAATtatcctctctctttctagttccTGTGAGTACTTGCTCTGCAGCATTTCGGATCCACTGAAAATGTAACCACAAAATTTAGTATTGTGAAACATATAATCTCctgtttctgccaaatttaaGCCATGGCCATTTATTGTAGTCACTATGGCCCTCCGAGATTGTGCCCACTTTGACgttctcatttatttttatttattagtgaTTTCTGCCATTTTGTGCCTTTCAGCCGGAGCGCCTGCGCGATGAGGAGATCGATGAGCTcgagcagcagctgcagagtcAGGCCCGCGGTCCTGCCTCACAGTCCGTCATCACGCAGGAAGAGTCTCCCGTTCCCAGCAACTGCTTCAAGTTTCAGAACAGAGTGTTTGGTGAGTCGAGACGGTCCTTGTTACTAGTCATGTGTGTGGTGTGCTGTCCACAGTATATTATTTAGATATTCTCTGTAATTTAACTATCGAGGATGGTCGTTCATTTACAAATGGTGGGATTACTGCCATCTCCTCGTTCTCCTCATGtgtctgcaaaaacaaatttatttaaatccaaGAAGCTGACAGAACTTTGTtgattgccttttttttttctcggcAGCACATGAAGTCAATACTGTTTCAGCTTACTCCCTATTTCAGCCAGTCAGTGGGAAGAGATTAATGCCTGCAAATAATGTATTTGGTTTGCATACTTGGACTGATTTCATATTGGGTCGACTAAAATTTGAATTAATAAAAACGCAGGAGATTTGGTGGCTGCCAAACAACTGAAATTAAACACCCAGTGACACATTAAAGCTCTCCTGGGGTTTGTAAATTGATGTTGGTGGTCTTGATGGGGAAAAAGGAAAGTGTGAAAGTACAACAGCAGGGATTTTCGTTAATGAACTGACTGGTCTTTATTAATTGCACCtgatttttcagtgtttttgatcATGCAAGTGCACAACTTTAAAGCTGCTCTGATCAGTTTTTTCCATACGAACAATCAGATTATACAGCTCTGTGATCACAGGCTTTTCACTGACTTTGCCTGTTTGTTGTTTGGTGCTTAGCAAGTAATGTTTACTGCTTGAGACCAGCTGCTTGCTGAAGCAGTGAGCCAGAAAACCAAACCAGTGAACTTAAAGGTGCTAAGTGCAATATGCACTTCAGGAGGTAGTGAAGTTAAGATGAACTTTAGACTTGGTAGGACATTGGTCAGGTGggtagcactgttgcctcacagtgagaagtcctgggttcaaatccaccggTCCAGCTCTCCAGATAGCCTGGAGAGGTAGACATACCCCACCTATccccctatgacagctgggataggctccagcctcaCCTCTCCCTGAATTATAAAAGCGGTtaggaaaatgaatgaattttaGTCTCCAGATGTGTGCTAGTGTTGCTCTGTAACTGCTGAATGTCTAAAGAGCAACTTGCCCACATGGAATAGTTGTAGTTGTGTCAGGTAAAATGCGTGTTTACAGGTGGTATCACTGTCCCCATCTGACTGAAAATTActcattaaagctgttttataatcttaaagcacatgaaatgaatgaatatgCAGAATCTGCAGCTACAGCTGGCAAAAGGACAGTGTAGTACTAAAGTATGAAAGTCCTGTCGGTGTACATTAAAATTAAACAGTGTAGGGGTGCATCCACTTAAGCTTTTTTTCCAGCTGTATGCAATGGGAGCTCTATCTAGAAAAAGGATTTATTAAATGTCCACAGGGAGGTCATACAACTTCAGGGGTCTTAAACGTTTGATGGGTGTACCATCAGCAGTGTCATGATACATGACTGGCAGATGCTCTGCCTCTCTTCTAGCCTCACAACTGGATGAGCCCTTCTTGTTGAGTCTTTGCTCCTGCATTTAAAACTGGACCGACATGGCTAAATTTCACTTACCTATTAGAAAAATGGTTTACATGTTTCGAAAAAATCTGAAGCTTGAAAATAAATGTGGTTAATTTTACAGATGTTTACAGGAGTTTCCAAAGGTGCTGAGTGTCCCTTATGTATAAAACAGCAGCCAAACTGACATCAACACTAAATGAGAAGCAAGGAATTAATAATGCATCCTGTACACAAGTCCTATTGGTGTTTAAGTTTGGGTTGAAAGCTGCAGCCTTTAGCTTTTCTCCTAGTCATACACTCACAGTGGGGGATGACTGGACATTAGCGGAGAAGGTAACACTGCTGGTCTGAGGATTCAGGTGTGCACTTATTCCTGGAAAACTACAGTATTAGTATGAAATACTGTAGTTTTGATTATATGACTATTTAGTTTGCTGTACTAGAGTCAGGTACTACTATTTGCTTAGGGCTCCCTCCCAAGGTGCTCTCACCTGGACATTTTTAGAAAAGCATTTGGAGTTATCAGCTGAAAAGAAACACTACATCAAAAGACTCGAATGTGTGACTGAAGCAGCTCGCTAAAGGCTCTcagtaaatttttttaaaacttgaattTTTCAATAAATTGAAATGTGAGTCTTCACGTGGTGATGCTGGGAATACTACACGGGAGTGGAAAAGTTTGGGAagtgaaaatgtatttgtaGATTTTGAAATGTTGTGAGGGTTTAGTGACTTTCTAAATCCACAGGCTTCCCACCACCATTCAAAAAATGCACATTAGGTttattggtgattctaaattgcccattgGTGTGAATGAGAGTGGGAATAGTTGACAGACAAGCGACCTGTCCAGGGGGCACCCGGCCTccaccctgtgacagctgggattggCTCCATTGTCCCTGCAGCcgtgaattggataagcagttaaAAAGATGGATTGATGGACTCTGTTTATGTGGAAACATGGAGAGACGCATAGATTATTTTTGTCATCTGGTGTATGAATACATTTCTTATTAAATGAgcagtttttttaaagaaagtgcTCATTTCTGTtgtctgccatttttttttctttttttttttttttttagtggagTGGGATGATGGGTTTCTTTCATTTAGCTTTATGGTTCCAGCTATTATTAAAATCTTGACTCTTGCTCAGGTTTTTATACCTCAGAAATGGAAACACTTGAGGAGtggtttttaaaatttttttaatatatacatTATTATGTATTGGTTTTAGAATTCGGCTCACTGTCACCCGTGAACTAATAGGAGTtttgacacccctgccctaAGTTCTTCTGTAAGAGCTTGCTGTTTACATCTGTTTGTAAAACACTGTTTATGTAATCGTACTTGAGTGCGGTTTACATTAATGCTTTCCCTTCATCTTTATCCTGTGGCCCCATCAGAGGACCGAATGCTGACAGCGGCAGATGTGCAGAGCTTTTCTAACGGAGTGGGCCGTCAGTGGAAGCACGTAGGGAGGGCCTTGGGGAAGAACTGCCGCGCTCTGAAGGGCCCAGCCATAGACAACCTGGCCTACGAGTACGAGAGAGAAGGGCTGTATGAGCAAGCCTATCAGCTGCTCAGCCGCTTCATCCAGGCGGAGGGGAGGGCAGCCAAGCTGAGCCGACTGGTCAAAGCACTGGAGGACTGCAAACTCACAAGCCTGGCTGAAAATATTCTGGACCTGCAGCCGCGAGAGTAACTCTGAGTCTGAGTTGTGAAAACAGAGAGGGGGGCGGAGTCCTCTCTGTGCAAGGAGTGGCGACTTTGTCCTGCCTGCTTATGTTAtacacacagtgtgtttgttcttCACGTCTGTCATCGACAACATCCCATCCCTCAAATCAtcccccgtgtgtgtgtgtgcgtgtaggAGTGTGTGTGGGAGTATGTGCGTATATTAAATGATTCACGTCTTTGCTTTTcaattattagtattattgataattgttttcatttagttgaatgATCTGTCaccactgtttaaaaaaaatgctgtcatGAGTTTAATGCACTGTTTAAACCGTTGTCATCATGTTTCTCCTTTTAAAGTCAATTTACAGATGGAACCTGTTGGGTCTTCTTTCTAATGAGTGcgaaacagttttttttctcctacaAAATGGGTGCATTTAAATTAAATGATtgaggaacaaaaaaaagacaaaaaaaaacaaaacaagcttcatgtttctgtttgatgCATTAGTGTAATTAAACCTGAAAACACCATTTTGTCAAAAGTCCCTCAGGTATAATTTAGTGTTAATCCGCCCTCCCTCTCCACCAGCGCTCGCTGTCACTCACACACGTGCACATGATTGAACTGCCGATGCTgaacgtctgtgtgtgtgtgtgtgtgtgtgtgtgtgtgtgtcactgcttGAGTCATGATGTAGGTGCTTCAGGGCGGATCTgaggtaggtgtgtgtgtgttttatctcAGCTTGGCTGTCAAAGATGGATGGAGCTTCTACAGGTTGAGCTCCTGTGCTGGTTTCATTCAGGGTCCACTGTAAAAGAGCCCCtctcccacttttttttttttttactcaactTGACCATCCATCCAGATGTGATGTGTGGATTAGACGTgtttatcacacacacacacacacacacacacacacacacacacacacactaatgcgATACAGACCCTTCAAATAGACATACATAGTGTCCTAAGTTAAACACACACGTCCCTGCTGCTCTAACTGCTGGTGATAGCTAGGCCGCGTCCTCAGTTATATTTCTGGGAATTTTGTGGGTTTATGGAGTACAGAGAGATTTACTCCCGCACTGACACGATGTGGCATATGTTGATTTAAGCTGACACTGATATTGTTAATACCGTCAAGTGATTTAAATGATATGACTTTTAGGCCTGATAGAGGTTAAAAGATGAATTCAAGAAAACATTTAGACCATAATGATGGAGAATAAAATGAATCCACATCATTTTTTCTTGTGGGTTGGGGTCAGCAGGTGAACAGGTGCGGACAACAGGTCAGCCAGTTTGGATACACGTTCTTTTTTTGTGGAGCTAAGCTGATGGGATATGTGCAGGATGTGGTTTGGTTGTGTGTTGTTGAAATCAGCAAAGACTTACCTGAAAGAGACTTCATCTGAATGGCTGTGTATGTTTGTCCAAAACCTATAAACAGGCACAtgcaaaaagaaagtttttacaGGACTCTGTGTCGTTCTGTGAAAAACGAAGTAGCTACATCCTTCCTGCTTTCGTGGGAATTAAGTTGCTacgtagcagccaggtgctgctaatcaaatgcacttgattaactgatcatcaccAACTCTGAGcaactcttaaaaaaaaaagaagaagaaaaaaaagcagacgttgtggcagtttgctggtctggagcaatCAGTTGTCCAGGTGTGGATGTCCGTAACCTCAATTTGGagcttttaattatttctttgaactgttctttttccagggtggaatgattgtacagaaTATATCTTTAATAACTTACAAAACAAGAATTTGCTGCTGTCCTTTAATCTAGAAAGAGTGAAAAGCATACAGGttcaaatatgtgcaaacactGACTTAAAACTTTAAATAGGTGGTGCAAAAGGTTCTACAATGTCTTTAAAACTGACAACACCACTGTTCATTCTCCTTAGTGATTATGATTAACTACAACTGGTAGTTTTTCTTTGCTGGCAAAAGGATTTGTTTAACAGCACTCGTTGGACTGACCAGTTCTCCAAGGAAAGTCCAAGGAACTCAATGAAGATCTAAGAAGGAGACTTGTAGATTCATACAAGTTAGGAAGGTCTCTAggagccatttctaaacaactggAGATTGCAAGATCATCCGTTCAAACTATTGTACATACGTACAAGTTATTCTGATATGTCCTCACTTTACCAAAATCTGGCAGAAGACTCAACctgtcaccctcagatgagaggaaattgTTTAGAATGTTCAGGAACAACCCGGGAGCCACAAGGACTCATGCCTGCCATGAACTGAAAACTGCTGTAACAACAGGGTCTCTGTCCACAGTGAAGCCAGTTTTACATTGTCATGGACTGAAAGGGTGCTGACCAAGAAAAAAAGTCCCTGCTCTGATCACAAGAGGCATGTTTGGAGGAGGTGAGGCTTTCACTGTAGAACACTGTTCCATCTGTCAGCATGGTGATGGTACCATCgtgttttggggctgttttgctgccactGGTACTGGTACATTTCACAAAATAAATGGAATAATAAAAAAGGCAATTACCTCCAAATTGTTCAACTTCACCTCAAGGCAATTCTGCTAAGAAAAATGGCTGAGTATACAGAATTATGCCAAAAGTTTGTTGTTGGCTACCAAAAGCATTTGGTTGAGGTGCAACTTGCTAAGGGACATTTAAGCAATTATTAGTGGGGTGTATATTCGCCAAATTATTgtcttttaaagtcattaaagatgtatccTGTACAATTACGTCACCCTAGAAAAAGAACAGttacaaaaacaataattaaaagccccaaattacagTGACATTTATACCTATGATGAGTGGATGTAAACTTTTGACCACTTCCCTGTTTCGCAGAGGGGTTTTTTGTGCCTTTCACCACATTCATTTGGGAATTTTTGCTCTTCACATTTTTCCTGATGCAGCTTTTAATGAGATTaagattttaaatgtaatatttaacaattttttttaagtgttataTTTGCATTCATAAACAGTTGTTTATGCTAGTGGTTGTATGGATGACTGCGATTACGCTGCTTTACACCGTTACATTTACCCAACGACAGACGTTATATAGCATACCTGTGCATAGGATACACGGAATTTATATTTAACTCCTAAAACAACGTTATTTAAAAATCACTGTAGTACTTCTACATAGTAAACTCGCTCGCCGGGATCACAAGGTCAGTCCTATTTATGTTGTTGACATAATCGCACGTCATGCTTGTCCCAGGGAATAGACGGTGACCGCGTTGGGGCGTTTTAACGTTCCCACCGCTGCACGATTTCCACTGATGCCACGAGACACAGAGGGGGGGACGTTTGCCATTTAAACGACTCTTTCATTTGAATAATCTTTCATCGGACGTGATTAGAGCTCGGCTCCTCTGACGTCAGCCAGATTGTCCGCGTTAGGTGAGTCTCGCGCAgctttccctcctcctcctcccctcccctccctccttctctAGCGCCCCTCCTGCCTGCTttcgtgaaaaaaaaaaaaaaagatacgaTGAAATCGCTCGCGCTCGCTGCCATCATCACCATCAGCGCCGCCCTGTAGAgcgagagaaaaagagagagagagcgcgctCGAGACCCCCCCCTCCCCACCTAACAACAACCCCAACCCCGCAGGCTCGAGCACAACGACCCCACCTCCCCACCCCCCTTCTCAACCCCCTCTGATAGAGGGGACGGAGCCAGAGACTCACAGTCACGGAGAAAAGACCGTTTCGGGATCCCGGCTCCGTTTCGCCCTCAATCCGGGCCTAATGCTGTAGCAGACCGCGCGGGAGGAGAGCGCGAGCGAGACAACGCAGTGACAGAGAGTCGGCGAGGGACAGGGCGGACCGGGGAGACGACGGGATTGCTCATTCGCCTGGAAACATGGGATGTACGCTGAGCGCCGAGGAGCGCGCCGCTCTGGACCGGAGCAAGGCCATCGAGAAAAACCTGAAAGAGGACGGGCTGGTCGCCGCCAAGGACGTCAAACTCCTCCTGCTCGGTAAGATCAGAGCCGCCCCGGCCGCGGGGCTTCGCCTCCTCGGCTCGGTCTACCTCTTTTGGTGGGACTGTATGGGGCGGAGGTGCTCTCCGTGGTACTGATTTCTCTGCCGGCTCTCACTCTTGCTCTCCTCCCCTCTTTACAGGCGGCGGAGAGTCCGGCAAAAGCACCATCGTCAAGCAGATGAAGTAAGTGTCCgtgaattttaattttttcgGGGCCTTATTTCGACCCTCTTACACACATCGAGAGTGAAAGGCCCGAGATTGCGCCTGCCTCCCCTATATGGGCTAAGGCAGGTTGAGCCGCCATGTTTCGAGAGGCCGTATAACCCAGGAGGAGTGCCGGTGACTCGAGCACCTCCTGCAGACCGACAGTGAGGCTGCGGAGGCCACACCGGTGCGTCCCAGGGTGCTGTTCACCGCCGGGGTGCTGAAATGTAGTTAACGAGGCTTTCGCTTGACTACAGGGAGTGTGCGACTGGGGAGGTGTGGGTGTTGTTTCTCCGTatgcgagtgtgtgtgcgtgcgtgtgtgtgtgtgtgtgtgtgtgtgtgaattacaGTGAGGACTACAGGTCCATTAGTGAATACCTCTGCTTTTAATCTTAATGGCTTTAAGTGCCCGATATCGCCGGGAGTACTTTGCCCATAAAGCCGATTTACGCAGAAATATGGCTTCTAAAACAGCATCCAAACCTCCCCGTCTGAGCTAAATCACTCTTTGATGTTTTAAATCACTGTTGTCATCTCCTCTAACCCTCTTAGGTAAGTTTCTCGATGTTTCAGTATGAAAAAGCCACGCTGTTCTGCTTATTCTGTCCTGTGAAACATCTCTGTGTCTCCTTCCTGCAACTGCACTGACTGCGCCCTCCCTCCATGCCTCTTCCCTTCACCTCATTACCCTCCCTGCGGTCTCTGATTGCCCATAACTCACCACTCTTCCCTGAACTCCACACACTGGGCCAGATAGTGTTTACAAACACTTTCAGGGCTTCCTTCAGCCCAAGCAAGCAGCAGATGGATGGGTttttaccacacacacacacacacacacacacacacacacacacacacacacacacacacacacacacatcatgaGTCATAAAGTTTAGGTATTGGAGAGTTCAGGTTGCATGCCCTGATTTTGATTTGTCAACTCATCATCTTGCAGGTTGGTATTTAGGCAGTGTTGCAGTTTCACTCTAGCCAGTTTGTAAAAGAGaggcaacaggaaatgtttgAAAAGCCTTAGTAGAgccagcacagacacacacaccagagtAAATTTTCCACATGGACTGAGTGAATTAAACAAGGAGCAGCTTCATCGATAGATTGATGTAGCACTTGCCACGGCagtcagctgcagctgcagaaatGTCAGGCATGTCTATTTATATACATTTCCACTGTCACACTCTGCGAATGGTCTTTATTAGTAGCATATACTTTAAACTAGTGCTTTGAATTCTTAATAATTTCATAATTTTATAACAACTATCCACTTCCCTGTATCTCGTTTAGTCAGAATAG is drawn from Oreochromis aureus strain Israel breed Guangdong linkage group 1, ZZ_aureus, whole genome shotgun sequence and contains these coding sequences:
- the tradd gene encoding tumor necrosis factor receptor type 1-associated DEATH domain protein, which encodes MADKTVDGGPWTGCAVMFLQSLCPGVNLLSLYKDPQGKFIIFKVIKLTLTDSAGGLGTFEILKVHDADPFLGVEVKFVNVAACRQFLESYSSGAVRQYLCQHACRLLALPQELTVETQLKAGTHILDRCLDKLDLCLQHINLSQPERLRDEEIDELEQQLQSQARGPASQSVITQEESPVPSNCFKFQNRVFEDRMLTAADVQSFSNGVGRQWKHVGRALGKNCRALKGPAIDNLAYEYEREGLYEQAYQLLSRFIQAEGRAAKLSRLVKALEDCKLTSLAENILDLQPRE